The genomic DNA CTTAATTAGAGAGCAAATAGATCTAGATTTAAACCAAAACGGTTGGCCTAAAACAAAAACTTTAGCGCTAGTTATTAGATTAATGGAAGAAACCCATATTAGAATTGGTAATTCTCAATATGCAAAAAGAAATAAAACCTATGGGTTGTCCACACTACGTACTAAGCATGTAAATGTAAATAAAGATGCAATAAGATTTGAGTTTATAGGGAAAAAAGGAAAAGAACATTCTATAAGTATTCGTAATAAAAAATTAATTTATTTAGTAAATAAATGTCAAGAATTACCGGGATGGGAACTCTTTAAGTATTTTGATGAAAATGGTGATAAGCATACTATATATAGTAGTATGGTAAACGAATATATTTATTCTTTATGTGAACAGCATTTTACAGCGAAAGACTTTAGAACTTGGGCAGCATCGGTAGTATTTTTAGATACTATATATGATTTGGGTTTAACTGAAGATGATAAAATTAAAGATAAAAACATTATTAAAGGTTTAGATGCTTCAGCAAAAGCATTAGGTAATACAAGAAATGTATGTAGAAAATACTATGTGCATCCCGTTTTAATTGAAAGCTATAAAAATAACTCTATTGCAAATGCTTTTAGTATTATAGAAACTAATACAAAGCCACAACCTAACAGAACAAAAACTGAAGAAGCTTTGCTTTTTTTACTCAAAAAATTTAAACCAGAATTTGTATATAATACTAATAGTCAATAGCTTTTTTAACGTTATATTTTGTTAAAAATATTAATAATTTTTTGAGTCATTATAACTTTTAAATACGTCAATGATTCACTTCTTTTAGTGTTAATTTTATAATATAAATAACAAACGTTATTTGAAATTAATATTAACTAAAAACAAAAATATTATGGCAACATACACAGAAGAAGTAGGAACAAAACTTAATGATTTATTAGAAAGAACGTACGATGCTGAAAAAGGATATAAAAAAGCAGCAGAAAACGTAGA from Lacinutrix sp. 5H-3-7-4 includes the following:
- a CDS encoding DNA topoisomerase IB, with product MATKLNSDTFLKQLWHEPELAIEKLNLVYASENELKIKRKRNKKSFIYEFEGKPINDKKELNRINSLVIPPAWEKVNISYLENTHLQATGRDAKYRKQYRYHPTWNKIRNQTKFYRMRFFAQSLPLIREQIDLDLNQNGWPKTKTLALVIRLMEETHIRIGNSQYAKRNKTYGLSTLRTKHVNVNKDAIRFEFIGKKGKEHSISIRNKKLIYLVNKCQELPGWELFKYFDENGDKHTIYSSMVNEYIYSLCEQHFTAKDFRTWAASVVFLDTIYDLGLTEDDKIKDKNIIKGLDASAKALGNTRNVCRKYYVHPVLIESYKNNSIANAFSIIETNTKPQPNRTKTEEALLFLLKKFKPEFVYNTNSQ